In the genome of Drosophila pseudoobscura strain MV-25-SWS-2005 chromosome 3, UCI_Dpse_MV25, whole genome shotgun sequence, one region contains:
- the LOC4803803 gene encoding transcription factor grauzone: MADATMCLLCMCEYPSSFGELIGVHSARGSELEVARIIGKHFPLKVTENSPDRVCGRCWKTVSEFHALHEFVSQAQSSLQETKVLLMEDDPLTQCHLIETPKLGCVDDVRAQDQPELGCGRNFFYPEVKIEEHELDHLPRIEILESTANTQPVQEESTTPAARRLRKRVKAEDGACIDNEEAAVEPAAAETRKRRGRPRKVDTPIESAAKTEEDVSLILKSEEEENEFIDEDPDFCCNIDDGLATSDHSFDDNSGGSDEDTDSDFELDNKDKLEFAVVPKRTVVRPKKYKKRTKPSEPKVRMSRELLEQRKKQQEEYDTIIGKFFNSVLACPICNLSVQNFTDMQRHHRLTHQVDPGYVMCCGRKFSQRKVLAEHVQVHWNPEHFKCAICEKTFQNSRHLESHNQVHMDPAVKLTFNCDLCSKVFLSKTAIDYHKLNKHVPKSEFKFTCSVCNKKFLTERKLKNHMSSMHDPESTIICDKCGKQMRTKIILKKHQELMHSDKPRPEPELKQCQICGAWLKGMTGLKQHMKSIHVESAGEHRCHICSKLSPNARALRRHVYHNHECERKFKCTMCEKAFKRPQELKEHTSTHTGEVLYTCPNCPMTFFCSANMYKHRQRLHRAQYEADKNQPKPPNILKISRNASSQSKTKQEI; the protein is encoded by the exons ATGG CCGATGCAACGATGTGTTTACTCTGCATGTGTGAGTATCCATCGTCGTTTGGGGAGCTCATTGGTGTACACTCCGCGAGAGGAAGCGAGCTGGAGGTAGCCAGGATAATAGGCAAACACTTTCCACTGAAAGTGACGGAAAACAGTCCGGACCGGGTGTGCGGACGATGCTGGAAAACAGTTTCAGAATTTCACGCGCTACATGAGTTTGTTAGCCAAGCACAGAGCTCTCTGCAGGAAACTAAGGTCCTGTTGATGGAGGATGATCCGCTCACGCAATGCCACTTAATCGAGACCCCCAAATTAGGGTGCGTGGATGATGTCAGAGCACAGGACCAACCAGAACTCGGCTGCGGGAGAAATTTCTTCTATCCCGAGGTGAAAATAGAGGAGCATGAGCTGGACCACTTACCTAGGATTGAGATCCTTGAATCCACAGCAAACACACAGCCTGTCCAAGAGGAGTCTACCACTCCGGCAGCGCGGCGCTTGAGAAAGCGCGTAAAAGCTGAGGATGGAGCATGTATTGATAACGAAGAGGCGGCGGTCGAGCCGGCGGCAGCAGAGACAAGAAAAAGACGAGGCCGTCCACGCAAAGTGGACACTCCCATTGAATCCGCTGCCAAGACTGAAGAGGATGTATCACTGATTCTTAAATCAGAAGAGGAGGAAAACGAGTTTATCGACGAAGATCCAGATTTCTGCTGCAACATCGACGATGGCCTTGCGACAAGCGACCACAGTTTCGATGACAACTCGGGAGGGAGTGATGAAGACACCGACTCAGACTTTGAGTTAGACAATAAAGATAAGCTGGAGTTTGCTGTTGTACCCAAGAGAACTGTGGTGCGGCCCAAGAAGTACAAAAAGAGAACGAAGCCGTCTGAGCCGAAGGTGCGCATGTCCCGAGAACTACTGGAACAACgcaagaagcagcaggaggagtacGACACCATCATTGGCAAGTTCTTCAACAGCGTGCTGGCATGTCCGATCTGCAATCTGTCGGTGCAAAACTTTACGGACATGCAGCGACATCATCGTCTCACCCACCAGGTTGATCCTGGCTACGTGATGTGCTGCGGCCGCAAATTCAGCCAACGAAAAGTTCTTGCGGAACATGTACAGGTCCACTGGAACCCAGAGCACTTCAAGTGCGCCATCTGCGAGAAAACATTCCAGAACTCAAGGCACCTGGAGTCACATAACCAGGTCCACATGGATCCGGCCGTCAAGCTAACCTTTAACTGCGACCTGTGCTCGAAGGTCTTTCTCAGCAAGACAGCCATAGACTATCACAAGTTAAACAAGCATGTCCCTAAGTCCGAATTCAAATTTACATGCAGCGTTTGCAACAAGAA ATTCCTAACCGAGCGAAAGCTTAAGAACCATATGAGTTCTATGCATGATCCCGAGAGCACCATCATCTGCGACAAGTGCGGCAAGCAGATGCGCACAAAAATCATCCTCAAGAAGCACCAGGAGCTAATGCACTCGGACAAGCCGCGGCCCGAGCCGGAGCTGAAGCAATGTCAGATCTGCGGGGCCTGGCTCAAGGGCATGACTGGCCTGAAGCAACATATGAAGAGCATTCATGTGGAGAGCGCTGGTGAGCACCGGTGCCACATCTGTTCCAAACTCTCGCCTAATGCTCGAGCGCTTCGTCGTCACGTCTATCACAATCACGAGTGCGAACGCAAATTCAAGTGCACCATGTGCGAGAAGGCATTTAAGCGTCCGCAAGAACTGAAG GAACACACGTCCACGCACACCGGCGAAGTACTCTATACCTGTCCGAACTGTCCAATGACATTCTTCTGCAGTGCCAACATGTACAAGCATCGCCAGCGGCTGCACCGTGCCCAGTACGAGGCGGACAAAAACCAGCCGAAGCCGCCGAATATTCTCAAAATATCGCGAAATGCCTCCTCGCAGAGCAAAACCAAACAGGAAATTTGA